One genomic segment of Belonocnema kinseyi isolate 2016_QV_RU_SX_M_011 chromosome 2, B_treatae_v1, whole genome shotgun sequence includes these proteins:
- the LOC117168168 gene encoding uncharacterized protein LOC117168168, with amino-acid sequence MFRPGRIHRSLRGFGKLTPLPLTSYAVAALNYENVPCVVKQKHNLATNLYTVMRYSYMCIASSSIIIGWYYRKRMQLFTQNLERMDEVFECLGLKKNYYKSFKEILCIVSIFIIIIVLLFIQAVHLRISVANKPNFMQIILCSSINSLPMFACTLVDLTFGIALRCIRARFMNINHLLRKGFCEYPIHPFFNKNEIYDIKDFQFRTNLNSTNFEKIKHVMELLKQIHLELCKLAREVNQMFGVHLTLHITLIFMVTTVCLFNIITIYLSPPTKFKYGMIIYLLVYVTSCLLKLLHNNIVCLLTSNETHKTEEILLDMKLLRKNYTIIREIDLFYQQITLRPLKFTTCGFRTLGVNFIYNFLGAVVTYLLILIKMDQEGGGKAAYS; translated from the exons ATGTTCCGTCCTGGACGGATTCACCGGAGTCTTCGAGGCTTTGGCAAATTAACACCGCTTCCATTAACCAGTTATGCAG TGGCTGCACTTAATTACGAAAATGTGCCATGTGTAGTAAAGCAAAAACACAATCTAGCCACAAACTTATACACTGTGATGAGGTATTCGTACATGTGTATTGCTTCATCTTCAATAATTATTGGTTGGTATTATCGAAAG AGGATGCAGCTATTTACTCAAAACTTAGAGAGGATGGACGAAGTCTTTGAATGTTTGGgtcttaagaaaaattattacaaaagttttaaagaaattttgtgcatagtatcaatatttattataataatagttTTATTGTTTATTCAAGCTGTGCATTTAAGAATAAGCGTGGCGAACAAACCCaattttatgcaaattatttTGTGCAGCAGTATTAACAGTTTACCAATGTTTGCGTGCACTTTAGTAGACCTTACTTTCGGAATTGCACTTCG CTGTATTAGAGCAAGATTCATGAATATTAACCACCTTTTGCGCAAAGGATTTTGTGAATATCCAATTCATCCCTTTTTTAACaagaatgaaatttatgataTTAAGGATTTCCAATTCAGAACTAATCTCaattccacaaattttgaaaaaattaagcatGTTATGGAGCTATTAAA ACAAATTCATTTGGAACTTTGCAAATTAGCACGAGAAGTAAACCAAATGTTTGGAGTGCATCTCACTTTGCATATAACGTTGATTTTCATGGTCACAACAGTATGTCTCTTTAATATTATAACAATATATCTTAGTCCTCCTACCAAATTCAAATATGGAATGATAATCTACCTACTGGTATATGTCACAAGTTGTTTATTAAAACTTCTGCACAATAACATCGTTTGCTTATTAACCAGTAATGAG ACACATAAAACTGAAGAGATTCTTTTGGATATGAAACTACTGAGGAAAAACTACACAATAATAAGAGAG ATAGATCTATTTTATCAGCAAATAACTCTACGACCTTTGAAATTTACAACATGTGGATTTAGAACTTTAGGAGTGAACTTCATTTACAAT ttcTTAGGGGCCGTTGTCACTTATCTTCTTATACTAATAAAGATGGATCAAGAAGGTGGTGGTAAAGCTGCATACAGCTAA
- the LOC117168153 gene encoding uncharacterized protein LOC117168153 yields the protein MNLYKMMRYWNICIACFSIIIGWHYRKRMQLFTQNLERMDEVFEFLGLKKNYYKSFQDIMCIVSVFIIMVLLSFIQTMYLRIHLENEPKFLQFILCNFIQFWPPLTCIFVDITFGIALQCIERRFKNNNQLLREGFCEYPLPSFFNKSEIYHMKDFQFTAKLNSTNFEKSKNVMELLKQIHLELCKLAREINQIFGVHLTLHMTIVFMVTTVYFFNLITIYLDPPFKVKHIMIFNLLGYVALYLLKFLFNNIVCSLTSNQTNNTREILLDMKLLRKNHPIIREIDLFYQQINLRPLTFTICGFNTLGVNFIFRFLGTVVTYLLILIQINQERTGKPAYS from the exons ATGAACTTGTACAAAATGATGAGATACTGGAATATATGTATTGCTTGTTTTTCGATAATTATTGGTTGGCATTATCGAAAG agaatgcAGCTATTTACTCAAAACCTAGAAAGGATGGACGAGGTCTTTGAATTTTTGGgactaaagaaaaattattacaaaagtttTCAAGACATTATGTGCATAGTATCAGTATTTATTATAATGGTACTTTTATCATTTATCCAAACTATGTATTTAAGAATACATTTGGAAAACGAaccaaaatttttacaattcatcctctgcaattttattcaattttggcCACCTTTGACATGCATTTTTGTGGACATTACTTTCGGCATTGCTCTTCA gtGTATTgaaagaagattcaaaaataataaccAACTTTTACGTGAAGGCTTTTGTGAATATCCATTACCGTCTTTTTTTAACAAGAGTGAAATTTATCATATGAAGGATTTCCAATTCACGGCGAAACTTAATtccacaaatttcgaaaaaagtaaaaatgtcatGGAGCTCCTAAA ACAAATTCATTTAGAACTTTGCAAACTAGCACgtgaaataaaccaaatttttggaGTACATCTCACTTTGCATATGACTATAGTTTTCATGGTTACAAcagtatattttttcaatcttataacAATCTATCTTGATCCTCCTTTCAAAGTAAAACACATAATGATTTTCAACTTACTGGGATATGTCGcactttatttattaaagtttctGTTTAATAACATCGTTTGCTCATTGACCAGCAATCAG ACAAATAATACTAGAGAGATTCTTTTGGATATGAAGCTATTAAGAAAAAACCACCCCATTATACGAGAG ATAGATCTATTTTATCAGCAAATAAATTTACGGCCTTTAACATTTACAATATGTGGATTTAATACTTTAGGAGTCAACTTCATATTCAGA tttttagggACCGTTGTTACCTATCTTCTCATTCTAATACAAATAAATCAAGAACGTACAGGTAAACCTGCATACAGCTGA